A stretch of the Candidatus Melainabacteria bacterium RIFOXYA2_FULL_32_9 genome encodes the following:
- a CDS encoding asparagine--tRNA ligase → MSEYKRAYISEIGKYEGQDICIKGWLYNKRSSGKLHFLQVRDGTGIIQAVIFKGDVDPEVFEKADKISQESSIIVCGTVKEDKRSQIGYEIGVKDVQIIGESVEYPITPKEHGVAFLLDKRHLWLRSPRQHAILKIRHEIIKSIRDYFNNNNFLLVDAPIFTPAACEGTTNLFETEYFDEKAYLTQSGQLYMEAAAMAFGKVYCFGPTFRAEKSKTRRHLTEFWMVEPEVAYNDLNDNMDLAEDFVEYVVQQVVKNRRAELEILERDISKLENIKKPFPRITYDEAIELLNKNGKEAPWGDDFGGDEETVISEQFDRPVMIHRYPAEVKAFYMKQDPENSKLALCVDMIAPEGYGEIIGGGQREDDMDVLLEKIREHKLPEEAFEWYLDLRRYGTVPHAGFGLGIERTVSWICGLHHVRETIPFPRMMERIRP, encoded by the coding sequence GTGTCAGAGTATAAGAGAGCTTATATTTCAGAAATTGGTAAATACGAAGGGCAAGATATTTGTATAAAAGGCTGGCTTTATAATAAAAGATCCAGCGGAAAATTACATTTTTTACAAGTTAGAGATGGCACAGGCATAATTCAGGCAGTTATTTTTAAGGGAGATGTTGATCCTGAAGTTTTTGAAAAGGCTGATAAGATTTCCCAGGAGTCTTCAATTATAGTCTGTGGAACTGTTAAAGAAGATAAAAGGTCCCAGATAGGTTATGAAATTGGTGTAAAAGATGTTCAGATAATAGGTGAATCAGTTGAATATCCAATTACTCCAAAAGAACATGGTGTTGCTTTTCTTCTGGATAAAAGACATTTATGGTTAAGATCACCAAGACAGCATGCCATCTTAAAGATTAGACACGAAATAATTAAATCTATCAGAGATTACTTTAATAATAATAATTTCTTACTTGTGGATGCTCCAATATTTACTCCGGCAGCTTGTGAAGGAACTACAAATCTTTTTGAAACAGAATATTTTGATGAAAAAGCGTATTTAACCCAGAGTGGACAGCTATATATGGAAGCTGCTGCTATGGCATTTGGTAAGGTATATTGCTTTGGTCCAACATTCAGAGCTGAAAAGTCTAAAACCAGACGTCATTTGACAGAATTTTGGATGGTAGAGCCAGAGGTTGCTTATAATGATTTAAATGACAATATGGATCTGGCTGAAGACTTTGTTGAATATGTAGTTCAGCAGGTTGTTAAAAACAGAAGAGCTGAGCTTGAGATATTAGAAAGAGATATCTCCAAGCTGGAAAACATCAAAAAGCCATTCCCAAGAATCACTTATGATGAAGCAATTGAATTATTAAATAAAAATGGTAAAGAAGCTCCCTGGGGTGATGACTTTGGTGGAGATGAAGAGACTGTTATATCAGAGCAGTTTGATCGTCCTGTAATGATTCATAGATATCCTGCTGAGGTTAAAGCATTCTATATGAAGCAGGATCCAGAAAATTCTAAGCTGGCTCTTTGTGTTGATATGATAGCTCCTGAAGGTTATGGAGAAATCATAGGTGGTGGACAAAGAGAAGACGATATGGATGTTCTTTTAGAGAAAATAAGAGAGCATAAGCTTCCTGAAGAAGCTTTTGAGTGGTATTTAGACCTTAGACGTTATGGAACTGTTCCCCATGCCGGATTCGGCCTTGGCATAGAAAGAACCGTAAGCTGGATTTGCGGGCTACATCATGTTAGAGAAACAATCCCATTCCCAAGAATGATGGAAAGAATCAGGCCATAA
- a CDS encoding threonine synthase has product MDTRCRPYKGLIKRYFKYLPVSEKTPIISINEGNTPLIKADNLAKEIGIKANLFLKFEGANPTGSFKDRGMTLAVSKAVEQGSKAIICASTGNTSASAAAYGAKAGVKAFVLIPSGYIALGKLAQAMLYGAEVVAIDGNFDEALEIVRELSENYPLTLVNSVNPYRIEGQKTAAFEICDVLGQAPDYLCIPVGNAGNITAYWKGFTEYYNKRQVPNTPKMYGFEAEGAAAIVKGERIYKPETIATAIRIGNPASWNSAVAARDESGGIIDSVTDDEIIEAYRLLARKEGIFVEPASAASVAGLIKAYRSGKVENNSTIVCVLTGNGLKDPDSAIKYSDCEIKNTSSSIEDIAQILNL; this is encoded by the coding sequence ATGGATACAAGGTGCAGACCTTATAAAGGATTAATAAAAAGATACTTTAAATACCTTCCTGTAAGTGAAAAAACTCCTATTATATCAATTAATGAAGGTAATACACCTTTAATTAAGGCTGATAATTTAGCTAAAGAGATTGGAATAAAAGCCAATTTGTTTCTAAAATTTGAAGGAGCTAATCCTACAGGAAGTTTTAAAGATAGAGGAATGACCCTGGCTGTATCAAAAGCAGTTGAACAAGGAAGTAAGGCAATAATTTGTGCAAGCACTGGAAATACAAGTGCTTCTGCTGCTGCTTATGGTGCCAAAGCAGGTGTTAAGGCTTTCGTTCTTATTCCATCAGGATATATTGCTCTTGGTAAGCTGGCTCAAGCTATGTTGTATGGTGCAGAAGTCGTTGCTATAGATGGTAATTTTGATGAAGCTCTTGAAATAGTCAGAGAGTTATCTGAAAATTATCCTCTAACACTTGTAAATTCAGTTAATCCTTATAGAATAGAAGGCCAAAAAACGGCAGCATTTGAAATATGCGACGTTTTAGGGCAAGCACCTGATTATTTATGTATTCCTGTTGGAAATGCAGGAAATATAACGGCATATTGGAAAGGTTTTACTGAATATTATAATAAACGTCAGGTTCCAAATACTCCGAAGATGTACGGATTTGAAGCAGAAGGTGCGGCTGCAATAGTAAAAGGAGAAAGAATTTATAAGCCTGAAACTATAGCAACTGCAATTCGTATAGGTAATCCAGCGAGCTGGAATAGTGCAGTTGCCGCTAGAGATGAATCGGGTGGTATAATAGATAGTGTAACTGATGATGAAATTATTGAAGCTTACAGATTGTTAGCCAGAAAAGAAGGTATATTTGTAGAACCTGCAAGTGCTGCTTCAGTAGCAGGCTTAATTAAAGCCTATAGATCAGGAAAAGTTGAAAATAATTCTACTATAGTATGCGTTTTAACAGGCAATGGATTAAAAGATCCTGATTCTGCAATTAAATATTCAGATTGTGAAATCAAAAACACTTCATCATCAATAGAAGATATAGCTCAGATATTGAACTTATAA